One Mucilaginibacter ginkgonis genomic region harbors:
- a CDS encoding glycoside hydrolase family 10 protein, whose protein sequence is MCKGKFFILSLLLLFSFTTLYAQNNLLTQPELHPKREFRGVWIATVVNIDWPSAVGMPVQKQKDQLVKILDFHQQSNMNAIMFQVRPAADAFYAKGREPWSRWLTGRQGKDPGYDPLDFAITESHKRGMELHAWVNPYRATFDNNYVNIAPNHITKTHPEWFFIYGGQKLFNPGLPEVREYIVQVVLDIVKNYDVDGIHMDDYFYPYLIAGQKLQDAEAFAQYGGDFSDIRDWRRNSVDLLIKMVGDSIHKYKPNIKWGVSPRGIWRNKNEDPEGSDTHGGAAYSENYADTRKWMKEGWVDYMNPQIYWQIGNRSAAFDVLTEWWSNNTFGRHLYIGQAPYRIAEGRSYAFHNPNELPNQVKITRLNPRVQGSVYFSSNSLTSNLGGFADSLRQNYYRYPALPPAMMWRDSIAPNAPLGLVGVNSPKGVVLTWQEPAEAKDKEPTFGYVIYRFDAAEKITTGNAANILYIKYNTERVLLDNTAQRGKKYIYIVTALDKMKNESEHSEPYTVIVPAL, encoded by the coding sequence ATGTGCAAAGGCAAATTTTTTATTCTTTCCTTACTGCTGCTCTTCAGTTTCACCACTTTATACGCGCAAAATAATTTACTCACCCAGCCCGAGCTGCATCCAAAAAGAGAGTTTCGCGGCGTGTGGATAGCTACCGTGGTTAACATAGACTGGCCCAGCGCTGTAGGCATGCCGGTACAAAAACAAAAAGACCAGCTAGTTAAAATCCTGGATTTTCATCAGCAAAGTAACATGAATGCTATAATGTTCCAGGTGAGGCCCGCGGCTGATGCTTTTTATGCAAAAGGACGCGAGCCATGGTCGCGCTGGCTCACCGGCAGGCAAGGTAAAGACCCCGGCTATGACCCATTGGATTTTGCCATAACAGAATCGCACAAACGTGGTATGGAATTGCATGCCTGGGTTAATCCTTACAGGGCAACGTTTGACAACAATTATGTTAATATCGCCCCAAACCATATCACTAAAACACACCCCGAGTGGTTCTTTATTTACGGTGGGCAAAAGCTGTTTAACCCAGGGCTGCCCGAAGTGCGCGAATACATTGTGCAGGTAGTGCTGGACATTGTAAAAAATTATGATGTAGATGGCATTCACATGGATGATTACTTCTACCCATACCTAATAGCTGGTCAGAAACTGCAGGACGCGGAGGCCTTTGCACAATATGGCGGCGATTTTTCTGACATACGCGACTGGCGCCGTAACAGTGTTGACCTGCTGATTAAAATGGTTGGCGACAGTATACACAAATATAAGCCGAACATTAAGTGGGGCGTGAGCCCGCGTGGTATATGGCGTAACAAAAATGAAGACCCCGAAGGTTCTGATACCCACGGCGGCGCTGCTTACTCTGAAAATTATGCCGATACCCGCAAGTGGATGAAAGAAGGGTGGGTTGATTATATGAACCCGCAGATCTACTGGCAGATTGGTAACCGCAGTGCCGCGTTTGATGTGTTAACCGAGTGGTGGAGCAACAATACCTTTGGCCGGCATTTATACATTGGCCAGGCGCCTTACCGCATTGCAGAAGGACGGTCATACGCGTTTCACAACCCTAATGAACTGCCTAACCAGGTTAAGATAACAAGGTTAAACCCGCGCGTGCAGGGAAGCGTTTATTTCAGTTCAAATTCTTTAACAAGCAATCTGGGCGGCTTTGCCGATTCGCTTCGGCAGAATTATTACCGCTACCCTGCCCTTCCGCCGGCCATGATGTGGCGCGATTCGATCGCTCCAAATGCCCCGCTTGGATTAGTAGGTGTCAACAGCCCGAAAGGAGTTGTGCTTACCTGGCAGGAACCAGCCGAAGCGAAAGATAAAGAACCAACATTTGGCTACGTAATTTACCGTTTCGACGCTGCTGAAAAGATCACCACCGGCAATGCAGCCAACATCCTCTACATAAAATATAACACCGAGCGGGTACTGTTAGACAATACCGCCCAGCGCGGAAAAAAGTACATCTATATAGTTACGGCGCTCGATAAGATGAAAAATGAAAGCGAGCATTCTGAACCTTACACCGTGATTGTGCCGGCGTTGTAG
- a CDS encoding coiled-coil domain-containing protein — MENNTNQDSNSRKNSNIIYFLIVVVIALLGTDVYLYTQKRGSDEKIVYQNDEKTRLQAELDSLEAQIQQVNTSKTKMSAAMASRTDSLQSKINMLRVELKKGKLTAAELSKAQEDIKQLRYFVTKYTADLEELKKQNATLTTERDTLKTNLATVNTKATNLEAQNKDLATKVQVGSALKTSSLLLVPYKVKDNGKESVNDKAKNAKKFKINFSVANNSIAAVGMHDIYVRVIDPAGNLVAAPDAATFNADGQDLQYTYKTSIDFKNDDTPYVVDWVNPQPFVKGEYTVVLYSDGFTMGKTTFTLR, encoded by the coding sequence ATGGAAAATAACACTAATCAAGACTCAAACTCCAGAAAGAATTCTAATATCATATATTTCCTTATCGTTGTGGTTATTGCCCTTTTAGGTACAGACGTTTACCTGTATACCCAAAAGCGAGGAAGTGATGAAAAAATAGTTTACCAGAACGACGAAAAGACCCGCTTACAGGCCGAACTGGATAGCTTGGAGGCACAGATACAACAGGTAAACACCAGTAAAACCAAAATGAGCGCCGCCATGGCCAGCCGCACAGATTCATTGCAAAGCAAGATCAACATGCTGCGTGTCGAGCTTAAAAAAGGCAAACTAACTGCTGCTGAATTGTCTAAGGCCCAGGAAGATATAAAACAATTACGTTATTTTGTAACCAAATACACTGCCGATCTTGAGGAGCTTAAAAAGCAAAATGCTACGTTGACCACAGAGCGTGATACGTTGAAGACTAACCTGGCAACAGTAAATACCAAGGCCACTAACCTTGAAGCACAAAATAAAGACCTGGCAACAAAAGTGCAGGTAGGCTCAGCGCTTAAGACTTCAAGCTTATTGCTGGTGCCTTACAAGGTAAAGGATAATGGTAAAGAGTCTGTAAATGACAAAGCTAAAAACGCCAAGAAATTCAAGATAAACTTCAGCGTAGCCAACAATAGTATAGCCGCAGTTGGCATGCATGATATTTATGTGAGGGTGATAGACCCTGCAGGAAACCTGGTGGCTGCGCCTGACGCGGCTACCTTTAACGCTGACGGGCAGGACTTGCAGTACACCTACAAGACATCTATCGACTTTAAAAATGACGATACGCCTTATGTGGTAGATTGGGTTAACCCGCAGCCTTTTGTAAAAGGCGAATATACAGTGGTACTTTATTCAGACGGGTTTACCATGGGTAAGACTACATTCACTTTGCGATAG
- a CDS encoding ATP-binding protein, giving the protein MTAAAKIRLMLAIVSASLLITAIVVQKAYTPKSNLTQTAQSVEKALNAKEAIVDDILISKEKYEKLKTLNSNENDAIETIDNLTTKERIWVNTQLNGKLVFWSGVKILPSTAFPVKEGRSFIKRPNGYFEAIRKTEGNFSVTFFIPVKSGYQIHNRYLGSKFDQSLGYESNLELADFTDKAVYNVHSIDHKYLFSVKLIPQQVNQSFYLFISILWLVNFVVLCTLANLFCRYVAGKYNIAVSITLLAAFIVVLRFINLYFNLPGYVMQFSIFNRSDYFGGLLFPSLGDFCINLLLFCWLCGHIYSYRYRLTQNLRSKSILIVALCAVLFFGLAAIYTQLFQDLVLQSNINFDVNNVLNLSAFGFTGLLMVCIGFLTFYFLGEVGLVICMRVDKPVLQKIIILVLAVTAFTVAASLHGRLTLLYVLAGLIIAMRARSVWHYGGGFNSASFISLIVLGAFIASGQLSDFQTQREHNYRKILAKKLQAGDDANADYIFKKIEHEIIADPYLIKYFSDSSRNTDYLRMHFKKNYFDGYLSKYDIKIYEFDKQGKAINGDKSYVLDNFKDLVLYSSFKVSSFFYRENDSFGFQSYFALLPITRNGENLGTFVVALRSKPLQFANAFPELLVDGQLNLKNDYSGYSYAYYSDDRLVSQSGNYIYSLVNKEFNGKPHQFLFKNSALSKSDLFNPLTYYNHLVYKPSARKLIVISKQELPIVYGITSLTFFFLLLLLFNGLVILSRWLWVHIKLVHLVGSDIVWQPSVNLGHILYRTRIQFSMIVAVVMTLLLVGIITYLSLTAQYKEQQDHNISERIGHISSAFETHIDNEADPLRQETQVSFNTFADSYATDLTLFNRDGNLLFTTQPKLYSAGLIMPTMNGRAFIFLNKLQKSEFINQEQIGELKYKAGYAPIRNNKNETIAYLQLPFFSNEADYKQRVGALLNAMINIYALMFIAIGILAILIARQITAPLSFIQQKLTKIIYGRKNEPIVWRRDDEIGALVQEYNSMISALEASANKLAQSERESAWREMAKQVAHEIKNPLTPLKLGLQLLDKSWRDKDPKFDTKFERFSKSFVEQIESLSNIASEFSAFAKMPDTRLERLDLIELLNQAVIIFKHMDNLVINYKISHPGFFVMADRDQLLRCFNNLLKNAIEAMPPDHAGVIDINYEVIAGNIIITIKDNGNGIPENVRVKIFEPNFTTKSSGTGLGLAFVKNSIENAGGRVWFDTTIGVGTAFYLQLPEAPVDNASPVS; this is encoded by the coding sequence TTGACAGCCGCGGCCAAAATAAGGTTAATGCTGGCCATTGTGTCTGCCAGTCTTTTAATAACAGCAATTGTTGTACAAAAAGCCTACACACCTAAAAGCAACCTCACGCAAACAGCACAATCGGTAGAAAAGGCATTAAACGCCAAAGAAGCCATTGTTGACGACATATTAATCAGCAAAGAGAAGTACGAAAAGTTAAAAACGCTCAATAGCAACGAAAACGATGCTATTGAAACTATTGACAACCTCACTACAAAAGAGCGCATTTGGGTAAATACGCAGCTTAATGGCAAACTGGTATTCTGGAGTGGCGTCAAAATTTTGCCATCAACTGCTTTTCCGGTAAAGGAAGGGCGCTCTTTCATTAAACGGCCAAACGGTTATTTTGAGGCCATTAGAAAAACAGAGGGCAACTTCAGCGTTACTTTTTTCATCCCTGTAAAGTCGGGTTATCAGATACACAACCGTTATCTAGGCTCTAAATTTGACCAGAGCCTTGGCTATGAAAGCAACCTGGAATTGGCCGACTTTACAGATAAGGCCGTTTACAATGTCCACAGCATAGACCATAAATACCTGTTCTCTGTAAAACTTATTCCGCAGCAGGTTAACCAATCTTTTTACCTGTTCATTTCTATTTTATGGCTGGTAAATTTTGTGGTGTTATGCACGCTTGCAAATTTATTTTGCCGGTACGTTGCAGGTAAGTATAATATTGCAGTGTCGATAACGCTGCTTGCAGCGTTTATTGTGGTGTTGCGCTTCATTAACCTGTATTTTAACCTGCCGGGCTATGTAATGCAGTTCAGCATATTTAACCGCTCTGATTATTTTGGCGGGCTTTTGTTTCCTTCGCTTGGCGATTTCTGTATCAACTTGCTATTATTCTGCTGGCTTTGCGGCCATATTTACAGCTATCGTTACCGGCTAACGCAAAACCTGCGCAGCAAATCTATCCTAATCGTAGCGTTGTGCGCTGTTTTGTTTTTTGGGCTAGCTGCTATTTACACGCAACTGTTTCAAGACCTGGTGCTGCAGTCAAATATCAATTTTGATGTAAACAACGTACTCAATCTTTCCGCGTTTGGGTTTACCGGTTTGCTAATGGTATGCATTGGCTTCCTCACATTTTATTTCTTGGGTGAAGTCGGGTTGGTGATTTGCATGCGGGTTGATAAACCTGTATTGCAAAAGATAATCATATTGGTTTTAGCCGTCACAGCTTTCACTGTTGCTGCAAGCCTGCACGGAAGGCTTACTTTGCTGTATGTGCTAGCGGGGCTTATAATCGCCATGCGCGCGCGATCAGTCTGGCATTACGGCGGTGGCTTTAATTCGGCATCATTTATCAGCCTTATTGTTCTTGGTGCGTTCATCGCTTCGGGGCAATTAAGCGATTTCCAAACACAGCGGGAGCACAATTACCGCAAGATATTAGCTAAAAAACTGCAGGCAGGCGATGATGCCAATGCCGATTACATCTTCAAAAAAATAGAGCACGAAATTATTGCTGACCCTTACCTCATCAAATATTTCAGCGATAGCAGCCGCAACACAGATTACCTGCGGATGCACTTTAAAAAGAATTACTTTGACGGGTATCTCTCAAAGTATGACATAAAGATCTATGAGTTTGACAAGCAGGGCAAAGCCATTAACGGCGACAAGAGCTACGTGCTCGACAATTTTAAAGACCTTGTGCTATACAGCTCATTTAAAGTATCGTCATTCTTTTACCGCGAAAACGATTCATTTGGCTTTCAAAGTTATTTTGCATTGTTGCCCATCACTCGTAATGGCGAAAACCTGGGCACCTTTGTGGTTGCCCTTCGCTCAAAGCCGCTGCAATTTGCCAACGCCTTCCCCGAGTTGCTCGTTGACGGTCAGCTGAATTTAAAGAATGATTACAGCGGTTACTCTTATGCCTACTACAGTGACGACCGTTTGGTTAGCCAAAGCGGTAATTACATCTATAGCCTGGTGAATAAAGAGTTTAACGGCAAACCGCATCAGTTTTTATTTAAGAACTCGGCCCTCTCAAAAAGCGATCTGTTTAATCCGCTTACGTATTACAATCACCTGGTGTACAAACCAAGCGCGCGGAAACTCATTGTGATTAGCAAGCAGGAACTACCAATTGTATATGGCATCACGTCGCTTACGTTCTTTTTTCTGCTCTTATTGCTCTTTAACGGGCTGGTGATCTTAAGCCGGTGGCTTTGGGTGCATATCAAACTGGTTCATTTGGTTGGCAGCGATATTGTGTGGCAGCCATCTGTAAACCTGGGCCACATATTGTATAGAACACGGATCCAGTTTTCTATGATCGTAGCTGTTGTGATGACCCTTTTGCTTGTGGGCATTATTACCTACCTGTCTTTAACGGCGCAGTATAAAGAACAGCAAGACCACAACATTAGCGAGCGCATAGGCCATATATCGTCGGCTTTTGAAACGCATATCGATAACGAGGCCGACCCTTTAAGACAAGAGACCCAGGTTAGCTTCAATACTTTTGCCGACTCGTACGCTACAGATCTAACCCTCTTTAACCGGGACGGAAACTTGCTTTTTACTACACAGCCCAAACTGTATAGTGCCGGCCTCATTATGCCCACTATGAACGGGCGCGCGTTCATTTTCCTGAACAAGCTGCAGAAATCGGAATTCATTAACCAGGAACAGATAGGCGAATTGAAATACAAAGCCGGTTATGCCCCTATCCGTAATAATAAGAATGAAACTATCGCTTACCTGCAATTGCCATTCTTTTCTAATGAAGCCGACTATAAGCAACGCGTAGGCGCCTTGCTAAACGCGATGATCAACATTTACGCGCTGATGTTTATTGCCATTGGCATACTGGCCATCTTAATTGCGCGCCAGATAACCGCTCCGCTAAGTTTCATTCAACAAAAATTGACTAAGATCATTTATGGCCGCAAGAACGAACCGATTGTTTGGCGCCGCGACGATGAAATAGGTGCGCTGGTGCAGGAATATAACAGCATGATATCCGCGCTTGAGGCCAGCGCAAATAAACTGGCGCAGTCTGAAAGGGAAAGCGCGTGGCGTGAAATGGCCAAGCAGGTGGCACATGAAATTAAAAATCCGCTTACGCCATTAAAACTTGGACTGCAACTGTTGGATAAATCGTGGCGGGATAAAGACCCTAAATTTGATACCAAGTTCGAGCGTTTTAGCAAATCATTTGTAGAGCAGATAGAAAGCCTGTCGAACATCGCGTCTGAGTTCTCTGCATTTGCAAAGATGCCCGATACCCGTCTGGAACGTTTAGACCTGATCGAGCTGCTCAACCAGGCGGTTATCATATTTAAACACATGGACAACCTGGTTATCAATTACAAGATAAGCCACCCCGGTTTCTTTGTAATGGCCGACCGCGACCAGTTACTGCGCTGTTTCAACAACCTGCTTAAAAACGCCATTGAAGCAATGCCGCCAGACCATGCTGGTGTGATAGATATTAACTATGAAGTAATTGCCGGCAACATTATCATCACCATAAAAGACAACGGTAATGGTATCCCCGAAAATGTGCGCGTAAAAATATTCGAACCTAATTTCACCACTAAAAGCTCGGGTACAGGCTTGGGTCTTGCCTTTGTGAAAAACTCGATAGAGAATGCCGGTGGCCGCGTTTGGTTTGATACCACCATTGGCGTGGGTACTGCATTCTACCTGCAATTGCCGGAAGCCCCGGTAGATAACGCGTCACCGGTTTCCTGA
- the fabD gene encoding ACP S-malonyltransferase, with the protein MKAYIFPGQGAQFVGMGKDLYDQSEQARQLFEQANEILGFRITDIMFSGTDDELKQTDVTQPAIFLHSVILAKVLGDDYKPEMVAGHSLGEFSALVSAGALSFEDGLKLVAARANAMQKACAIQPSTMAAVLGLEDFKVEDICHRVSDIVVPANYNCPGQLVISGTISGVDKACELLLEAGAKRALKLNVGGAFHSPLMESARVELEAAIVATNIVAPVCPVYQNIDAKPYTDPQQIKHNLIAQLTGAVRWTQTVKHMLEDGATSFTEVGPGAVLQGLVKKVDRAVPTSSASITTA; encoded by the coding sequence GTGAAAGCATACATCTTCCCCGGCCAGGGTGCCCAGTTTGTGGGCATGGGCAAAGACCTTTACGACCAGTCTGAACAGGCACGCCAGCTTTTTGAGCAGGCCAATGAAATTTTAGGTTTCCGCATTACAGATATCATGTTTAGCGGCACAGATGACGAGCTGAAGCAAACAGATGTTACGCAGCCTGCAATATTCCTGCACTCGGTGATATTAGCTAAGGTTTTGGGTGATGATTATAAGCCCGAGATGGTGGCCGGCCACTCACTCGGCGAGTTTTCTGCCTTAGTATCTGCCGGGGCATTATCTTTTGAGGACGGTCTGAAACTGGTTGCGGCCCGTGCCAACGCTATGCAAAAAGCGTGTGCCATACAGCCTTCAACTATGGCAGCGGTACTTGGTCTCGAAGATTTTAAAGTTGAAGATATTTGCCACCGCGTGAGCGATATTGTTGTACCGGCTAATTACAATTGCCCGGGTCAGTTGGTTATATCGGGCACTATATCCGGTGTTGATAAGGCCTGCGAATTACTGTTAGAAGCAGGTGCCAAACGCGCGCTGAAACTAAACGTTGGCGGCGCATTCCACTCACCATTAATGGAATCTGCACGGGTTGAATTAGAGGCTGCAATCGTTGCCACAAACATTGTAGCCCCTGTTTGCCCGGTTTATCAGAACATAGATGCCAAACCATACACAGATCCGCAGCAAATAAAACATAACCTCATAGCGCAGCTAACCGGCGCTGTAAGATGGACGCAAACCGTTAAACATATGCTCGAAGACGGAGCTACTTCGTTTACAGAAGTTGGCCCGGGAGCGGTGCTGCAAGGCCTTGTCAAAAAGGTCGACAGGGCAGTACCAACTAGCAGCGCATCCATAACAACAGCATAA
- a CDS encoding type 1 glutamine amidotransferase, protein MSDKPQIKVAILDLYNGVANQGMRGFNEILNRYKTKNNTNITWQVFNTRQDNQLPDLSFDLYISSGGPGNPLSENEEWDKNYFKLIDALEEYNAGENGSKKHMLFICHSFQLMCRRYNLGEISLRRSPSFGILPVHFVDGGATDPVFEGLADPFYAVDSRSWQVVHPNEAQFEKIGAKVLAIEKERPYVDLPRALMAIRFNEYFVGTQFHPEADPVGMMAYLVTEVKKKEVIDEHGEAKYNEMIARLEDPDKILHTQNTLIPNFLDQAILSLQEA, encoded by the coding sequence ATGAGTGATAAGCCGCAAATTAAAGTAGCTATTTTAGACCTCTACAACGGTGTTGCCAACCAGGGCATGCGTGGGTTTAATGAGATACTTAACCGATACAAAACCAAAAACAATACAAATATTACATGGCAGGTGTTCAACACCCGTCAGGATAATCAATTGCCCGACCTATCATTTGATCTGTACATTTCGAGCGGCGGTCCCGGCAACCCGCTAAGTGAAAACGAGGAGTGGGACAAAAATTATTTCAAGCTAATAGATGCCCTCGAGGAGTACAACGCCGGAGAGAATGGGTCTAAAAAGCACATGCTTTTTATATGCCACTCGTTCCAGTTGATGTGTCGCAGATATAATTTAGGTGAGATTTCTTTACGCCGCTCACCGTCTTTCGGCATATTACCCGTACACTTTGTAGATGGCGGCGCTACCGACCCGGTATTTGAAGGTCTGGCAGATCCGTTTTACGCGGTGGATTCGCGCAGCTGGCAAGTTGTCCACCCCAATGAAGCACAGTTTGAAAAGATTGGCGCAAAAGTATTAGCTATAGAAAAAGAAAGGCCGTACGTTGATCTCCCCCGCGCATTGATGGCCATACGCTTTAACGAATACTTTGTCGGTACGCAATTTCACCCCGAGGCCGACCCTGTGGGTATGATGGCTTACCTTGTAACCGAAGTAAAGAAAAAAGAGGTAATTGACGAGCATGGCGAAGCCAAATACAACGAGATGATCGCCCGCCTTGAAGACCCCGATAAGATATTACATACTCAAAATACACTGATACCAAACTTCCTTGACCAAGCCATATTAAGCCTGCAGGAAGCATAA
- a CDS encoding carboxylate-amine ligase — translation MNEFTVGVEEEFMVVDPVSRELISHEQKIVDGAQKIHHDQVKAEMHQAVVEVGTHICRNTEEARKEVTKLRLTVAQLAGDLGLRIGAAGTHPFSHWQHQLITEHPRYNEIVDELQEAARSNLIFGLHVHVGIQSREMAIHIANQVRYFLPHVFALSTNSPFWEARNTGYKSFRTKVFDKFPRTGIPDYFSSIEEYDNYIKLLVKTNCIDNAKKIWWDIRVHPFYETIEFRICDCPMLVDETIAFTAIFQALCAKLYKLRQQNMKFITYSRALINENKWRAARYGIDGKMIDFGKQAEVNTRALILELLEFVDDVVDELGCRQDLNYILKILETGTGADRQLAVYNQNNSFIDVVDYITSQTLKGVD, via the coding sequence ATGAACGAATTCACAGTAGGTGTAGAAGAAGAGTTTATGGTGGTAGACCCGGTTAGCCGGGAACTGATATCGCATGAACAAAAAATTGTAGATGGTGCCCAAAAGATCCACCATGACCAGGTAAAGGCAGAAATGCACCAGGCGGTGGTTGAAGTTGGTACGCATATTTGCCGTAATACAGAAGAAGCGCGTAAAGAAGTAACCAAACTGCGGTTAACAGTGGCGCAATTGGCCGGCGACCTTGGCCTGCGTATTGGCGCGGCGGGAACGCACCCATTCTCTCACTGGCAGCACCAATTGATCACAGAGCACCCGCGCTATAATGAGATCGTAGACGAATTGCAGGAAGCTGCCCGCTCTAACCTCATCTTTGGCTTGCATGTGCATGTGGGTATCCAATCGCGCGAAATGGCAATACACATCGCCAATCAGGTGCGCTATTTTTTACCGCATGTGTTTGCACTGTCTACCAATTCGCCGTTTTGGGAAGCGCGTAACACGGGTTATAAATCATTCCGCACCAAAGTGTTTGATAAGTTTCCGCGTACCGGTATACCAGATTATTTTAGCAGTATAGAAGAGTACGATAATTACATCAAGCTGCTGGTTAAAACCAATTGTATTGATAACGCTAAAAAGATTTGGTGGGACATCCGCGTTCACCCGTTCTACGAAACTATAGAGTTCAGGATCTGCGACTGCCCCATGCTGGTTGACGAAACCATCGCATTTACAGCAATCTTCCAGGCGTTGTGTGCCAAGTTATACAAGCTAAGACAGCAAAACATGAAATTTATTACCTATAGCCGCGCGTTGATCAATGAAAACAAGTGGCGCGCTGCACGCTATGGTATAGATGGCAAAATGATAGATTTTGGCAAGCAAGCCGAGGTTAATACACGTGCCTTGATACTGGAATTACTGGAGTTTGTTGATGATGTGGTAGACGAGTTGGGCTGTCGCCAGGATTTGAACTATATTCTAAAAATTCTGGAAACCGGCACCGGCGCAGACAGGCAGTTGGCCGTCTATAATCAGAATAATAGTTTTATAGACGTGGTAGATTACATAACTTCGCAAACTTTAAAAGGTGTTGATTAG
- a CDS encoding ATP-grasp domain-containing protein, giving the protein MKKIGILFGQENTFPQAFVDRINQKGEKDIQAEFVKIEKIIQGEQLDYAVIVDRISQDVPFYRASLKNAAISGTAVINNPFWWSADEKFFNNALAVKLGIPVPKTVLLPSRDHPAGTTDRSFRNLAYPLDWDGIFNYVGFPAYMKPFDGGGWRDVYKISSAEDLWAKFEGTKELVMLLQEEIIFDDYFRCYCIGGKHVRIMQYEPRNPHHLRYEHGKAPAAKKLLDTVKDYVLKLNQYLGYDFNTVEFAVRDGVPIAIDFCNPAPDADVNSVGQENFEWVVETAASYAIERAKKQKFGVDNLTWGEYLKSSVNKTPLLGKPAPVKAADVSEGKIAKKPGPGPDGEIEGSAKPKKAAAPKKK; this is encoded by the coding sequence ATGAAAAAGATAGGAATTTTATTCGGGCAGGAAAACACATTTCCTCAGGCGTTTGTAGACAGGATCAACCAAAAAGGCGAGAAAGACATTCAAGCCGAATTTGTAAAGATCGAAAAGATCATTCAAGGCGAACAGCTTGACTACGCAGTAATTGTCGACCGGATTTCGCAGGATGTGCCTTTTTATCGTGCGTCGCTAAAAAACGCGGCCATTAGCGGAACCGCTGTGATCAATAACCCGTTTTGGTGGAGCGCCGATGAAAAATTCTTTAACAACGCGTTAGCGGTAAAGCTGGGCATCCCGGTACCTAAAACAGTATTGCTGCCATCGCGCGACCACCCGGCCGGAACAACTGACCGCTCTTTCCGCAACCTGGCTTACCCGCTCGATTGGGATGGCATTTTCAATTACGTTGGCTTCCCGGCATATATGAAACCTTTTGACGGTGGCGGCTGGCGCGATGTGTATAAGATCAGCAGCGCGGAAGACTTATGGGCCAAGTTTGAAGGCACCAAAGAACTGGTAATGCTATTGCAGGAAGAGATCATTTTTGACGACTATTTCCGCTGCTATTGCATTGGTGGCAAGCATGTGCGCATTATGCAATACGAGCCGCGTAACCCACACCATTTGCGTTACGAGCACGGCAAAGCACCTGCAGCCAAGAAATTGTTAGACACGGTTAAAGATTATGTGCTTAAACTGAACCAGTATTTAGGTTATGATTTTAATACAGTTGAGTTTGCCGTACGCGATGGCGTGCCTATCGCGATAGATTTTTGTAACCCTGCCCCTGATGCCGACGTGAACAGCGTAGGTCAGGAGAACTTTGAATGGGTTGTAGAAACAGCGGCGAGCTACGCCATTGAGCGGGCTAAAAAGCAAAAGTTTGGTGTTGATAATCTTACATGGGGCGAGTACCTAAAAAGTTCGGTAAATAAAACGCCGCTTTTAGGCAAGCCTGCTCCCGTTAAAGCGGCCGACGTAAGCGAAGGTAAAATTGCAAAGAAGCCCGGCCCCGGCCCTGATGGCGAGATAGAAGGTTCCGCAAAGCCGAAAAAGGCAGCAGCGCCAAAAAAGAAATAA
- a CDS encoding esterase family protein, which yields MREDFRRWYSHNLNTDIEMLVFGDRGYPVLLFPTTMGRYYQNKDMGLIDAVRWFIDEGLVKIYCPDTMDGLTWYDKAVHPSERARRYAWYDKMLNEELVPGIMHECGVGKIATAGCSFGGYHAANFAFKHPEKVGNMFSMSGAFDIRSFVGDFYNDDVFYNNPIDFLPGSDKHELWQMNIILGTSDWDICKDANFNLSNVLQHKNINHWLDVRPDAPHDWPIWKEMFPHYLSTLR from the coding sequence TTGAGAGAAGACTTTAGACGATGGTATTCGCATAACTTAAATACCGATATAGAAATGCTGGTTTTTGGCGACAGGGGCTACCCTGTGCTGCTGTTTCCAACTACTATGGGCCGCTATTACCAGAACAAAGATATGGGCCTCATTGATGCTGTGCGCTGGTTTATTGACGAAGGTTTGGTGAAGATCTATTGCCCCGATACCATGGACGGCCTTACCTGGTATGATAAAGCCGTGCACCCATCAGAGCGCGCACGCCGTTATGCCTGGTATGATAAAATGCTGAACGAAGAGCTGGTTCCCGGCATTATGCACGAGTGCGGAGTGGGCAAGATAGCTACGGCAGGATGCAGTTTTGGCGGATACCATGCCGCAAATTTTGCGTTTAAACACCCGGAAAAAGTGGGTAATATGTTTAGCATGAGCGGCGCGTTTGATATCCGTTCTTTTGTTGGCGATTTTTACAATGACGATGTTTTTTATAACAACCCGATAGACTTTTTGCCCGGCAGCGACAAGCACGAACTATGGCAGATGAATATTATATTGGGAACGTCTGACTGGGACATTTGCAAAGACGCCAATTTTAACCTGTCGAACGTTTTACAGCATAAAAACATAAATCACTGGTTGGATGTAAGGCCCGATGCCCCGCACGACTGGCCGATCTGGAAAGAAATGTTCCCGCATTATTTGTCTACTTTAAGGTGA